In one window of Helianthus annuus cultivar XRQ/B chromosome 17, HanXRQr2.0-SUNRISE, whole genome shotgun sequence DNA:
- the LOC110921701 gene encoding uncharacterized protein LOC110921701, translated as MTETVEELEPLFDYTRVQPLDLLYFDGEDDDDCSSIVPSKFRKPSVSAAVEKVQVTGEVIGIDDGEDDDDLDWLASPKVAVKKGKQCENSVIKELRLKKQELLSFTESAKDIVQTIEETVKRDLNTSLNSEFESPIEKPSKPAVERPKIVISIQDKDGLKQFRIYKDDKFERLFKMYADKVKNKAENLVFCFDGDKVGPTATPSSLELEDDDIIEVHVKSS; from the exons ATG ACGGAAACAGTGGAAGAACTCGAACCGTTGTTTGATTACACTCGTGTTCAGCCCTTAGATCTCCTTTACTTCGACGGCGAAGATGATGATGACTGCTCTTCAATTGTTCCGTCCAAATTCAGGAAACCTTCTGTGTCTGCCGCT GTTGAAAAGGTGCAAGTGACAGGGGAAGTGATTGGTATTGATGATGGTGAAGACGATGATGATTTGGATTGGCTAGCGTCACCCAAGGTAGCTGTTAAGAAGGGGAAACAATGTGAGAATTCGGTTATAAAGGAGTTGAG GCTGAAGAAGCAGGAGCTGTTATCATTCACCGAATCAGCCAAAGATATTGTCCAAACCATTGAAGAAACTGTCAAAAGAGATCTTAATACCTCATTAAATTCTGAATTTGAAAGTCCTATTGAGAAACCTTCAAAACCTGCTGTAGAAAGACCAAAAATAGTTATATCCATCCAAGACAAAGACGGTTTGAAGCAGTTTCGAATTTACAAG GATGATAAGTTTGAGCGGCTTTTTAAAATGTATGCTGACAAAGTGAAGAATAAGGCAGAAAATTTAGTATTCTGTTTCGATGGGGATAAAGTGGGCCCCACAGCTACTCCTAGCAGTCTGGAGTTGGAAGATGATGATATTATTGAGGTCCACGTAAAGTCAAGTTGA
- the LOC110924470 gene encoding amino-acid permease BAT1 homolog isoform X2, protein MGSQNVIQINGKHPQDSGHSRLNELGYKQELKRDLSVLSNFAFSFSIISVVTGITTLYNSGLRFGGPVVLVYGWLVAGVFTMAVGLSMAEICSSYPTSGGLYYWSAKLAGHSWAPFASWITGWYNIVGQWAVTTSVNFSLAQLIGVIILLSTGGQNEGGYVASKYMILVIHAGLLLVHAIINSLPISWLSFFGQIAAAWNILGVFFLMICIPLVAKEKASAEFVFTHFNTDNDAGISSKPYIFLIGLLMSQYTLTGYDASAHMSEETKSADINGPKGIISSIGISIIVGWGYLLGITFAVTDIPQLLSPDNDAGGYAIAEIFYQAFKKRYGSGTGGIICLLVVAVAIFFCAMSSLTSNSRMVYAFSRDGAMPLSSLWHKVNQQEVPIYAVWLSAVIAFCMALTSLGSIVAFQAMTSIAVIGLYIAYALPIFFRVTLARKSFVPGPFNLGRYGVVIGWISVLWVITISVLFSLPVAYPITDQTLNYTPVAVGGLFIIVVSYWIVNARYWFKGPVTNVGTPSNV, encoded by the exons ATGGGTTCACAAAATGTTATCCAAATTAACGGCAAACACCCACAAGATTCCGGTCACTCAAGATTAAACGAATTGGGATACAAACAAGAACTCAAGCGTGATCTTTC GGTGTTGTCAAATTTTGCGTTTTCTTTTTCGATAATATCAGTGGTTACAGGGATAACAACATTGTATAATAGTGGGTTGAGGTTTGGTGGGCCAGTTGTGTTGGTGTATGGATGGTTAGTGGCTGGTGTGTTCACCATGGCTGTGGGTTTGTCTATGGCTGAAATTTGTTCATCTTATCCTACTTCTGGTGGTTTGTATTATTGGAGTGCTAAACTTGCTGGTCATAGTTGGGCTCCCTTTGCCTCTTGGATCACTGGCTG GTACAACATTGTAGGCCAG TGGGCTGTGACAACAAGTGTTAATTTTTCACTTGCTCAGTTGATTGGAGTAATCATTCTTCTGAGCACCGGTGGCCAAAACGAAGGTGGTTACGTAGCTTCTAAATACATGATTCTCGTTATTCATGCTGGCCTTCTTCTCGTTCATGCCATCATAAACAGCCTCCCGATTTCATGGCTATCCTTCTTTGGACAAATAGCAGCCGCCTGGAATATATTAGGTGTCTTTTTTCTAATGATTTGTATACCCCTGGTTGCAAAAGAAAAGGCTAGCGCAGAATTCGTGTTTACACATTTCAATACGGATAATGACGCGGGAATTAGTAGTAAACCGTACATATTTCTTATCGGGTTGCTTATGAGCCAGTATACATTGACTGGGTATGATGCCTCTGCTCATATG TCGGAGGAAACAAAGAGTGCAGATATAAATGGGCCGAAAGGAATCATTAGTTCTATTGGCATCTCTATAATAGTTGGATGGGGCTATTTGCTTGGAATAACATTCGCGGTTACCGATATCCCGCAACTTTTAAGCCCGGATAACGATGCAGGCGGTTACGCAATTGCCGAGATATTTTATCAAGCTTTCAAGAAACGGTATGGGAGTGGTACTGGAGGTATCATTTGCTTGCTCGTGGTGGCTGTTGCCATTTTCTTCTGTGCCATGAGCTCGCTCACAAGCAATTCAAG GATGGTATATGCATTTTCAAGAGACGGAGCAATGCCGTTGTCATCGTTATGGCATAAAGTGAACCAACAGGAGGTCCCGATATATGCTGTTTGGCTCTCCGCGGTCATAGCATTCTGCATGGCCCTTACG TCTCTGGGGAGTATAGTGGCATTTCAAGCCATGACATCAATAGCAGTGATCGGTTTGTACATAGCCTATGCGTTACCGATATTCTTCAGGGTCACTTTGGCCCGTAAATCATTTGTACCCGGGCCTTTTAATTTGGGCCGGTATGGTGTTGTTATTGGTTGGATATCAGTTCTTTGGGTCATTACCATTTCGGTGCTCTTCTCTTTGCCTGTAGCGTACCCGATTACTGATCAGACTCTCAACTATACCCCTGTGGCGGTTGGTGGTCTTTTTATTATCGTGGTGTCTTATTGGATAGTGAATGCGCGATATTGGTTTAAAGGTCCTGTAACAAATGTTGGTACCCCTAGCAATGTATGA
- the LOC110924470 gene encoding amino-acid permease BAT1 homolog isoform X1 encodes MEIRNGDEAGQYHQLCDGTGVSNEIADDDSRLNELGYKQELDRKLSLLANFSVSFSIISVMTGITTLYSTGLTFGGPISMIYGWLVAGLFTLMVGLSMSEICSAYPTAAGLYFWSAKLCGNDWGPFASWLTGWYNIVGQWAVTTSVNFSLAQLIGVIILLSTGGQNEGGYVASKYMILVIHAGLLLVHAIINSLPISWLSFFGQIAAAWNILGVFFLMICIPLVAKEKASAEFVFTHFNTDNDAGISSKPYIFLIGLLMSQYTLTGYDASAHMSEETKSADINGPKGIISSIGISIIVGWGYLLGITFAVTDIPQLLSPDNDAGGYAIAEIFYQAFKKRYGSGTGGIICLLVVAVAIFFCAMSSLTSNSRMVYAFSRDGAMPLSSLWHKVNQQEVPIYAVWLSAVIAFCMALTSLGSIVAFQAMTSIAVIGLYIAYALPIFFRVTLARKSFVPGPFNLGRYGVVIGWISVLWVITISVLFSLPVAYPITDQTLNYTPVAVGGLFIIVVSYWIVNARYWFKGPVTNVGTPSNV; translated from the exons GTTGCTCGCTAATTTCTCAGTGTCATTCTCCATCATCTCTGTGATGACTGGCATAACGACATTATACAGTACCGGCCTCACATTTGGAGGACCCATTAGTATGATATATGGATGGCTCGTAGCAGGCCTATTCACGCTCATGGTAGGGCTATCAATGTCGGAGATTTGCTCTGCTTACCCCACGGCTGCTGGCCTCTACTTTTGGAGCGCAAAGCTTTGCGGCAATGATTGGGGCCCATTTGCTTCTTGGCTTACTGGCTG GTACAACATTGTAGGCCAG TGGGCTGTGACAACAAGTGTTAATTTTTCACTTGCTCAGTTGATTGGAGTAATCATTCTTCTGAGCACCGGTGGCCAAAACGAAGGTGGTTACGTAGCTTCTAAATACATGATTCTCGTTATTCATGCTGGCCTTCTTCTCGTTCATGCCATCATAAACAGCCTCCCGATTTCATGGCTATCCTTCTTTGGACAAATAGCAGCCGCCTGGAATATATTAGGTGTCTTTTTTCTAATGATTTGTATACCCCTGGTTGCAAAAGAAAAGGCTAGCGCAGAATTCGTGTTTACACATTTCAATACGGATAATGACGCGGGAATTAGTAGTAAACCGTACATATTTCTTATCGGGTTGCTTATGAGCCAGTATACATTGACTGGGTATGATGCCTCTGCTCATATG TCGGAGGAAACAAAGAGTGCAGATATAAATGGGCCGAAAGGAATCATTAGTTCTATTGGCATCTCTATAATAGTTGGATGGGGCTATTTGCTTGGAATAACATTCGCGGTTACCGATATCCCGCAACTTTTAAGCCCGGATAACGATGCAGGCGGTTACGCAATTGCCGAGATATTTTATCAAGCTTTCAAGAAACGGTATGGGAGTGGTACTGGAGGTATCATTTGCTTGCTCGTGGTGGCTGTTGCCATTTTCTTCTGTGCCATGAGCTCGCTCACAAGCAATTCAAG GATGGTATATGCATTTTCAAGAGACGGAGCAATGCCGTTGTCATCGTTATGGCATAAAGTGAACCAACAGGAGGTCCCGATATATGCTGTTTGGCTCTCCGCGGTCATAGCATTCTGCATGGCCCTTACG TCTCTGGGGAGTATAGTGGCATTTCAAGCCATGACATCAATAGCAGTGATCGGTTTGTACATAGCCTATGCGTTACCGATATTCTTCAGGGTCACTTTGGCCCGTAAATCATTTGTACCCGGGCCTTTTAATTTGGGCCGGTATGGTGTTGTTATTGGTTGGATATCAGTTCTTTGGGTCATTACCATTTCGGTGCTCTTCTCTTTGCCTGTAGCGTACCCGATTACTGATCAGACTCTCAACTATACCCCTGTGGCGGTTGGTGGTCTTTTTATTATCGTGGTGTCTTATTGGATAGTGAATGCGCGATATTGGTTTAAAGGTCCTGTAACAAATGTTGGTACCCCTAGCAATGTATGA